The DNA region TCGACCTTTGCAGTTTGACCGTCAATGGCTACTCCCAGGTGGAATATGTTCTTTGCTGGTACTATCCTATTTGATATATATGCGAATCCTCCACCCGTTAGCAAGATACCCGGGCCCGCTGCTTGCGTCTCTTACATATGGATGGAAGGCATATTATGTGTATAAGCTGTTCTTCCATGAAAAACTCATCGAGCTTCATCAACAATATGGACCAGTTGTGCGGGTAGGCCCGAATCATCTTCACATATGGGATGGCAATGCTATTGCCCCTATCTACAAAGGAGGTCGCTCGATGGGCAAATCTGAGTTTTATGACGCGTTTACGGCTTTCAATCCAAATATCTTTGGGACTACGAATGACGATGTGAGTTGTCGTAGAGTTTTTATCATGGTCGATATATAGTGACCGCAGATAGATCCACTCCCTCCGTCGACGACAGCTTTCTCACGGATTCTCCCAAGCTTCTGTTGTGAACCTGGAGCCTCTGATTGAAAATGAGATGAAGTTCCTGCAGAGTAGGTTACACACTTTTGCACAGACCGGAGAGATATTCGACCTGAAACTGCTACTTTCGCTCTACGTCTTTGATATCCTGGGCTCAGTAGCATTCGGCAAGCCGTTTGGAGCTCAACAGAGAGGATATGAGGAGGTATTGCCCGCAATAAATGATCATCTACTCCTGGCTGGTATCGTGGGAGAGCTACCTTTGCAGAATATTACCAAGACAATCAGCAGATGGTCACCAATCCCATGGATGAGACGATTAATGAAGAACCGGGATGCTCTTAAGAAAATCTGTGCGGAATGCGTCAAATACAAAATAAATAATCCGACTGAAAGACAAGATCTCTTGAAGAATTTGGTTGAGGCCGTGGATCCCGATACTGGGTCaaccttgacagaacaggagATCAACTCAGAAGCCTTTGCAGTTCTGTAAGTGATTAGCTGTCTATATATTTCACGAGTATGCTAATAGAATAAGCGTGGCCGGATCGCACTCGACTTCAGGAACTCTGACTCTCCTTTTCTGGCATCTTCTCCAGAATCCGGATACACTGGCTGCCGTGGTAGACGAAGTCGAGTCTACTCTACCTCCTCTCGCCAACGATCAAATAGCCTATCCCATCCAAGGCCTTGAATCGTCGTTGAGTTATCTGATGGCCTGCGTTCGAGAGAACTTCCGGATAAACCCCGTGTTCACTATGCCCTTATGGCGTCGCGTCGGCCGTCCCGGTGGTCTCGAAATAGGAAAATACCATATTCCATACGGAGTATGTCTCCCATCCTACTACCAACAATAACCGTCTAACAGCTCCAGACAAACATCTGCATCTCCAACTACGTCCTCCACCACAACCCCGCCATCTGGGGCAATGACCATAACAAATTCAATCCATCCCGCTGGCTCGACGAGAAACGAAGCAAAGAACTATCCCGCTACCTAATACCCTTCAGCATCGGCCATCGCATGTGCATCGGCCGCAACCTCGCTATGACAAATATCCTCAAGACCGTCACGACTCTGCTCCGGGAATTCGATATCAAACCGGTAACAAAGCGGCAAACGGTAAGAGTGCACAGTCCTGGGATTGGGGAGATGGATGGGGAATTTTTGTGTACGGTTTTGGTACGGGAGGGATAGTTTGTTTTCGTCGCGATTCTTTGTTTCTATTCAGAATGCGGGTGTTGGCACTTCGTATTGATTCAGCTATTGGTTCATTAACTTGGAATTAATCAAACCGATTCAGTCGTACCTGATCCGCGAAATCCCGCGTCTCACTAAAATTCCCATGGTATATCACATGGAGAATATACAGCTTCGTACTTTGGCCATTCCTGTAAGTAAGACACCGTGATTATATGATTCATCACATGATATACCAACAGATTTGATACATACAATCTACCATCATTACTAGTCGTTTCTGCTAATCATTTAGGATTTCGGGTagcaaaaagaaataacTGATGGATCAATGATTTTCATGAGTTTGGATCCCGGAGTGCTCCGGTAAACGCAGCCTGTAATATGCATCTCGTACATATTCACGATCGACCCGGTGCTTGCGTTTATCAATCACAAGTATTGTTCAATATATTGATCTGACATACGGGGTGGGGAGTGTGAACCGGAAGGAAGCGGACGGGAACTGCGTGGGATTTCccatctcttttcttttactCCCCTTTGATAAGTTGCTTTTGCTTATGTGCCTGTCAGCTGTCAATGTCGTCGCTTACATCCTTGTTTTGCAGCCCGCTGTCCTGGAAGAATACGAGCTGAGGATGAACTAACTACCAGGGTGGAGAAGTACGTAATCATATTGGCACTCAAACACggcgaaatgatattccaaCAGATAACCCTAGCCCTATTTACCTTGCTGAACAAGTAGTAAAGCCGAAAAACCAGCAACCACCTACCCAGTGccctcatcatcattctTATCCTCCTCAACATAATCCTCAttcccatcttcatcctcacgATCAACCTCCTCGTCAATTTCAAACTCACTCTGACTGCTTGGATGGTACGTGCATCCATCACTCGAAACATCGACGTCAACAAGCCTCTGCGTAAAGAATGGATGATCACTTCGAAGCTGCCAGCCCTGACATACATATCCCATGGGTGTATGCGTGATATTTTGTCCCTGGCGGCGGAGG from Aspergillus chevalieri M1 DNA, chromosome 2, nearly complete sequence includes:
- a CDS encoding uncharacterized protein (COG:Q;~EggNog:ENOG410PV0G;~InterPro:IPR001128,IPR017972,IPR002401,IPR036396;~PFAM:PF00067;~go_function: GO:0005506 - iron ion binding [Evidence IEA];~go_function: GO:0016705 - oxidoreductase activity, acting on paired donors, with incorporation or reduction of molecular oxygen [Evidence IEA];~go_function: GO:0020037 - heme binding [Evidence IEA];~go_process: GO:0055114 - oxidation-reduction process [Evidence IEA]) — its product is MRILHPLARYPGPLLASLTYGWKAYYVYKLFFHEKLIELHQQYGPVVRVGPNHLHIWDGNAIAPIYKGGRSMGKSEFYDAFTAFNPNIFGTTNDDIHSLRRRQLSHGFSQASVVNLEPLIENEMKFLQSRLHTFAQTGEIFDLKLLLSLYVFDILGSVAFGKPFGAQQRGYEEVLPAINDHLLLAGIVGELPLQNITKTISRWSPIPWMRRLMKNRDALKKICAECVKYKINNPTERQDLLKNLVEAVDPDTGSTLTEQEINSEAFAVLVAGSHSTSGTLTLLFWHLLQNPDTLAAVVDEVESTLPPLANDQIAYPIQGLESSLSYLMACVRENFRINPVFTMPLWRRVGRPGGLEIGKYHIPYGTNICISNYVLHHNPAIWGNDHNKFNPSRWLDEKRSKELSRYLIPFSIGHRMCIGRNLAMTNILKTVTTLLREFDIKPVTKRQTVRVHSPGIGEMDGEFLCTVLVREG
- a CDS encoding uncharacterized protein (COG:S;~EggNog:ENOG410PIMQ), which encodes MGLSWKKTTATTKTPPQTTTKNTFAFLGEWLSLRRQGQNITHTPMGYVCQGWQLRSDHPFFTQRLVDVDVSSDGCTYHPSSQSEFEIDEEVDREDEDGNEDYVEEDKNDDEGTG